Proteins encoded by one window of Ramlibacter tataouinensis:
- the rpoB gene encoding DNA-directed RNA polymerase subunit beta: MAYSYTERKRIRKSFGKRDSVLDVPYLLQMQKDAYTAFLQADAAPSKRTVEGLQAAFDAAFPIVSHNGFVEMKFIEYNLAKPAFDVRECQTRGLTYASAVRARVQLIIYDRESSTPQSKVVKEVKEQEVYMGEVPLMTDKGSFIINGTERVIVSQLHRSPGVFFEHDKGKTHSSGKLLFSARIIPYRGSWLDFEFDPKDILYFRVDRRRKMPVTILLKAIGLTPESILANFFVNDNFRLMDSGAQMEFVPERLRGEVARFDITDKAGKVVVAKDKRVTARHTRELEQSGTTHISVPEDFLIGRVVARAVVDPDTGEIIAKANDELTEALLKKLRSAHVQDLQVIYTNELDQGPYISQTLRIDETADEFQARVAIYRMMRPGEPPTEDAVQALFQRLFYNPDTYDLSRVGRMKFNAKVGRDESTGPMVLTNEDILAVVKILVDLRNGRGEVDDIDHLGNRRVRCVGELAENQYRTGLARIEKAVKERLGQAEQEPLMPHDLINSKPISAALKEFFGASQLSQFMDQTNPLSEITHKRRVSALGPGGLTRERAGFEVRDVHVTHYGRVCPIETPEGPNIGLINSLALYARLNEYGFIETPYRRVADGKVTDEIDYLSAIEEGKYVIAQANAVLDEQGRLTGDLVSARERGESILVSADRIQYMDVSPAQIVSVAASLVPFLEHDDANRALMGANMQRQAVPVLRPEKAFVGTGIERVSAIDSGTVVTASRGGVVDYVDATRIVVRVNDAEAQAGEVGVDIYNLIKYQRSNQNTNIHQRPIVKRGDKIAKGDVVADGASTDLGELALGQNMLVAFMPWNGYNFEDSILISERVVADDRYTSIHIEELVVMARDTKLGAEEITRDIPNLSEQQLNRLDESGIIYVGAEVMPGDTLVGKVTPKGETTLTPEEKLLRAIFGEKASDVKDTSLRVDQGSQGTVIDVQVFTREGIQRDKRAQQIIDDELKRFRLDLNDQLRIVEADAFDRIEKLLAGKVANGGPQKLARGSTIDKAYLQSIEKYHWFDIRPADDDVAAQLESIKNSIEQQRHNFDLAFEEKRKKLTQGDELPAGVLKMVKVYLAVKRRLQPGDKMAGRHGNKGVVSKIVPVEDMPYMADGTPCDIVLNPLGVPSRMNVGQVLEVHLGWAAKGIGQRIGDLLQQEARMAELRKFLDELYNRSGHKEDIASLSDEQVLEMAGELAKGVPFATPVFDGASETEIRSMLQLAFPDEAAQRKGLTATRTQAHLYDGRTGDAFERPVTVGYMHVLKLHHLVDDKMHARSTGPYSLVTQQPLGGKAQFGGQRFGEMEVWALEAYGAAYTLQEMLTVKSDDVQGRTKVYESIVKGEHAIDAGMPESFNVLVKEIRSLGLDMELERS, encoded by the coding sequence ATGGCCTATTCTTATACCGAACGCAAGCGCATCCGCAAGAGCTTCGGCAAACGCGACAGCGTGCTGGACGTGCCGTACCTGCTGCAGATGCAGAAGGACGCGTACACCGCCTTCCTCCAAGCCGACGCTGCGCCTTCGAAGCGCACCGTCGAGGGCCTGCAGGCCGCCTTCGACGCGGCCTTCCCGATCGTCTCGCACAACGGCTTTGTCGAGATGAAGTTCATCGAATACAACCTGGCCAAGCCCGCGTTCGACGTGCGCGAGTGCCAGACCCGCGGCCTGACCTACGCCTCGGCCGTGCGCGCTCGGGTCCAGTTGATCATCTACGACCGCGAGTCCTCCACGCCGCAGTCCAAGGTGGTCAAGGAAGTCAAGGAGCAGGAGGTCTACATGGGCGAAGTGCCGCTCATGACCGACAAGGGCTCCTTCATCATCAACGGCACCGAGCGCGTGATCGTGTCGCAGCTGCACCGCTCGCCGGGCGTGTTCTTCGAGCACGACAAGGGCAAGACGCACAGCTCGGGCAAGCTGCTGTTCTCGGCCCGCATCATTCCCTACCGCGGCTCCTGGCTCGACTTCGAGTTCGACCCCAAGGACATCCTGTACTTCCGCGTCGACCGCCGCCGCAAGATGCCGGTGACGATCCTGCTCAAGGCGATCGGCCTGACGCCCGAGTCGATCCTGGCGAACTTCTTCGTCAACGACAACTTCCGCCTGATGGACAGCGGCGCGCAGATGGAGTTCGTGCCCGAGCGCCTGCGCGGCGAGGTGGCCCGCTTCGACATCACCGACAAGGCCGGCAAGGTCGTCGTCGCCAAGGACAAGCGCGTCACCGCGCGCCACACCCGTGAGCTGGAGCAGTCCGGCACCACTCACATCAGCGTGCCGGAGGACTTCCTGATCGGCCGCGTGGTGGCCCGCGCCGTCGTCGACCCCGACACCGGCGAGATCATCGCCAAGGCCAACGACGAGCTGACCGAGGCCCTGCTCAAGAAGCTGCGCAGCGCCCACGTGCAGGACCTGCAGGTGATCTACACCAACGAGCTCGACCAGGGCCCGTACATCAGCCAGACCCTGCGCATCGACGAGACCGCCGACGAATTCCAGGCGCGCGTGGCCATCTACCGCATGATGCGCCCCGGCGAGCCGCCCACCGAGGACGCGGTGCAGGCCCTGTTCCAGCGCCTGTTCTACAACCCGGATACCTACGACCTGTCGCGCGTGGGCCGCATGAAGTTCAACGCCAAGGTCGGCCGCGACGAGAGCACCGGCCCGATGGTGCTGACCAACGAGGACATCCTCGCGGTGGTCAAGATCCTGGTGGACCTGCGCAACGGCCGCGGCGAAGTCGACGACATCGATCACCTGGGCAACCGCCGCGTGCGCTGCGTCGGCGAGCTGGCGGAGAACCAGTACCGCACCGGCCTGGCCCGCATCGAGAAGGCCGTCAAGGAGCGCCTCGGCCAGGCGGAACAAGAGCCGCTGATGCCGCACGACCTGATCAACTCCAAGCCGATCTCCGCGGCGCTCAAGGAGTTCTTCGGGGCCTCGCAGCTGTCGCAGTTCATGGACCAGACCAACCCGCTGTCCGAGATCACGCACAAGCGGCGCGTCTCGGCGCTGGGCCCGGGCGGCCTGACGCGCGAGCGCGCCGGCTTCGAGGTGCGTGACGTGCACGTCACGCACTACGGACGGGTGTGCCCGATCGAGACGCCGGAAGGCCCGAACATCGGCCTGATCAACTCGCTGGCCCTGTACGCCCGCCTGAACGAGTACGGCTTCATCGAGACGCCGTACCGCCGCGTAGCCGACGGCAAGGTGACCGACGAGATCGACTACCTGTCGGCGATCGAAGAAGGCAAGTACGTGATCGCCCAGGCCAACGCGGTGCTGGACGAGCAGGGCCGTCTGACCGGCGACCTGGTGTCGGCCCGCGAGCGCGGCGAATCGATCCTGGTTTCGGCCGACCGCATCCAGTACATGGACGTGTCGCCGGCGCAGATCGTCTCGGTGGCGGCTTCGCTGGTGCCGTTCCTGGAGCACGACGACGCCAACCGCGCCCTGATGGGCGCCAACATGCAGCGCCAGGCGGTGCCCGTGCTGCGCCCGGAAAAGGCCTTTGTCGGCACCGGCATCGAGCGCGTGTCCGCGATCGACTCCGGCACCGTGGTCACGGCCAGCCGGGGCGGCGTGGTCGACTACGTCGATGCCACCCGCATCGTGGTGCGCGTCAACGACGCGGAAGCCCAGGCCGGGGAAGTCGGCGTCGACATCTACAACCTGATCAAGTACCAGCGTTCCAACCAGAACACCAACATCCACCAGCGGCCGATCGTCAAGCGCGGCGACAAGATCGCCAAGGGTGACGTCGTCGCCGACGGCGCCAGCACCGACCTGGGCGAGCTCGCGCTCGGCCAGAACATGCTGGTGGCGTTCATGCCCTGGAACGGCTACAACTTCGAGGACTCGATCCTGATCAGCGAGCGGGTCGTCGCCGACGACCGCTACACCTCGATCCACATCGAGGAGCTGGTGGTGATGGCGCGCGACACCAAGCTGGGTGCCGAGGAAATCACCCGCGACATCCCGAACCTGTCGGAGCAGCAACTGAACCGCCTGGACGAGAGCGGCATCATCTACGTGGGCGCCGAGGTCATGCCGGGTGACACGCTGGTGGGCAAGGTCACGCCCAAGGGCGAAACCACGCTGACGCCGGAAGAAAAGCTGCTGCGCGCCATCTTCGGCGAGAAGGCCTCCGACGTGAAGGACACGTCGCTGCGCGTCGACCAGGGCTCGCAGGGCACGGTGATCGACGTGCAGGTGTTCACCCGCGAGGGCATCCAGCGCGACAAGCGCGCCCAGCAGATCATCGACGACGAGCTCAAGCGCTTCCGCCTGGACCTGAACGACCAGCTGCGCATCGTCGAGGCCGACGCCTTCGACCGGATCGAGAAGCTGCTGGCCGGCAAGGTCGCCAACGGCGGCCCGCAGAAGCTGGCCCGCGGCAGCACGATCGACAAGGCCTACCTGCAGTCGATCGAGAAGTACCACTGGTTCGACATCCGCCCGGCCGACGATGACGTGGCCGCCCAGCTCGAGTCGATCAAGAACTCGATCGAGCAGCAGCGCCACAACTTCGACCTGGCTTTCGAGGAAAAGCGCAAGAAGCTCACGCAGGGCGACGAGCTGCCGGCCGGTGTGCTCAAGATGGTCAAGGTGTACCTGGCCGTCAAGCGCCGCCTGCAGCCCGGCGACAAGATGGCCGGCCGCCACGGCAACAAGGGCGTGGTGTCCAAGATCGTCCCGGTCGAAGACATGCCCTACATGGCCGACGGCACGCCGTGCGACATCGTGCTCAACCCGCTGGGCGTGCCTTCGCGCATGAACGTGGGCCAGGTGCTGGAAGTGCACCTGGGCTGGGCGGCCAAGGGCATCGGCCAGCGCATCGGCGACCTGCTGCAGCAGGAGGCCCGAATGGCCGAGCTGCGCAAGTTCCTGGACGAGCTGTACAACCGCTCCGGCCACAAGGAGGACATCGCCAGCCTGTCCGACGAGCAGGTACTGGAGATGGCCGGCGAGCTGGCCAAGGGCGTGCCGTTCGCCACGCCGGTGTTCGACGGCGCGTCCGAGACCGAGATCCGCAGCATGCTGCAGCTGGCGTTCCCGGACGAGGCGGCCCAGCGCAAGGGCCTGACCGCCACGCGCACCCAGGCGCACCTGTACGACGGCCGCACCGGCGACGCCTTCGAGCGCCCGGTCACCGTCGGCTACATGCACGTGCTCAAGCTGCACCACCTGGTGGACGACAAGATGCACGCCCGCTCCACCGGCCCGTACTCGCTGGTCACGCAGCAGCCGCTGGGCGGCAAGGCGCAGTTCGGCGGCCAGCGCTTCGGCGAGATGGAAGTGTGGGCGCTGGAAGCCTACGGCGCGGCCTACACGCTGCAGGAGATGCTGACCGTCAAGTCCGACGACGTGCAGGGCCGCACCAAGGTGTACGAGTCCATCGTCAAGGGCGAGCACGCCATCGACGCCGGCATGCCGGAGTCGTTCAACGTCCTGGTCAAGGAAATCAGGTCGCTGGGTCTCGACATGGAACTCGAGCGGTCTTAA
- the rplL gene encoding 50S ribosomal protein L7/L12, with product MAFDKDAFLTALDSMTVMELNDLVKAIEEKFGVSAAAMAAPAAGGGGAAAPAAEEKTEFTVQLLEAGANKVSVIKAVRELTGLGLKEAKDLVDGAPKAVKEGIAKADAEAAKKKLEEAGAKVELK from the coding sequence ATGGCATTCGACAAAGACGCATTCCTGACCGCGCTGGACAGCATGACGGTCATGGAACTCAACGACCTGGTCAAGGCGATCGAAGAGAAGTTCGGCGTGAGCGCTGCCGCCATGGCCGCGCCTGCTGCCGGCGGTGGCGGCGCTGCCGCCCCGGCCGCCGAAGAGAAGACCGAGTTCACCGTGCAGCTGCTGGAAGCCGGCGCCAACAAGGTGTCGGTCATCAAGGCGGTGCGCGAGCTGACCGGCCTGGGCCTGAAGGAAGCCAAGGACCTGGTCGATGGCGCGCCGAAGGCTGTCAAGGAAGGCATTGCCAAGGCCGACGCCGAGGCCGCCAAGAAGAAGCTGGAAGAAGCCGGCGCCAAGGTCGAACTCAAGTAA
- the rplJ gene encoding 50S ribosomal protein L10, with translation MSLNRSEKQAVVEEVTGLAAQAQTLVLAEYRGITVADMTRLRSDARKQGVSLSVLKNTLARRAVSGSSFEVVADQMTGPLIYGFSVDAVAAAKVVADFAKTNDKLVIRGGAFGGKALDVNGVKQLASIPSKEVLLAQLCGLLMSPISRTAVVLGALAAKKGGGDEAAPAAA, from the coding sequence TTGAGTCTGAATCGCAGTGAGAAGCAAGCGGTCGTCGAAGAGGTGACCGGTCTCGCCGCCCAGGCCCAGACGCTGGTGTTGGCGGAGTACCGCGGCATCACGGTCGCCGACATGACGAGGCTGCGCAGCGACGCGCGCAAGCAGGGCGTGAGCCTGAGTGTTCTGAAGAACACGCTGGCCCGCCGTGCGGTGAGCGGCAGCAGCTTCGAAGTGGTGGCCGACCAGATGACCGGCCCGCTGATCTATGGCTTCTCCGTGGATGCCGTGGCCGCCGCCAAGGTGGTGGCCGATTTCGCGAAGACCAACGACAAGCTGGTCATCCGCGGCGGCGCCTTCGGAGGCAAGGCCCTGGACGTCAACGGCGTCAAGCAACTGGCGAGCATCCCGAGCAAGGAAGTGCTGCTGGCCCAGCTGTGCGGCCTGCTGATGTCGCCGATCTCGCGCACGGCCGTGGTGCTGGGCGCGCTGGCCGCCAAGAAGGGCGGCGGCGACGAAGCAGCCCCGGCGGCGGCCTGA
- the rplA gene encoding 50S ribosomal protein L1 produces MAKLTKKQKALQGKVDSTKLYPLGEALAIVKEAATAKFDESIDVAVQLGIDAKKSDQVVRGAVVMPNGTGKTKRVAVFAQGAKAEEAKAAGADVVGMDDLAARVKAGDMPFDVVIAAPDAMRVVGTLGQILGPRGLMPNPKVGTVTPDVATAVKNAKAGQVQFRVDKAGIIHGTIGRRSFDADKLQGNLAALIDALNKAKPASSKGVYLRKVAVSSTMGVGVRVDTQTIAS; encoded by the coding sequence ATGGCCAAGCTGACCAAGAAGCAAAAAGCCCTGCAGGGCAAGGTGGACAGCACCAAGCTGTATCCGCTGGGCGAGGCCCTGGCCATCGTCAAGGAGGCCGCCACCGCCAAGTTCGATGAGTCGATCGACGTGGCCGTGCAACTGGGCATCGACGCCAAGAAGTCCGACCAGGTGGTGCGCGGCGCCGTCGTCATGCCCAATGGCACCGGCAAGACCAAGCGCGTGGCCGTGTTCGCCCAGGGCGCCAAGGCCGAGGAAGCCAAGGCGGCCGGCGCCGACGTGGTCGGCATGGACGACCTGGCGGCGCGCGTCAAGGCCGGCGACATGCCGTTCGACGTGGTGATCGCGGCCCCCGACGCGATGCGCGTGGTCGGCACGCTGGGCCAGATCCTCGGTCCGCGTGGCCTGATGCCCAACCCCAAGGTCGGCACGGTGACCCCCGACGTCGCCACGGCGGTGAAGAACGCCAAGGCCGGCCAGGTGCAGTTCCGCGTCGACAAGGCCGGGATCATCCACGGCACGATCGGCCGCCGCTCGTTCGACGCCGACAAGCTGCAGGGCAACCTGGCCGCGCTGATCGACGCGCTGAACAAGGCCAAGCCGGCCTCCAGCAAGGGCGTGTACCTGCGCAAGGTGGCGGTGTCCTCGACCATGGGCGTGGGCGTCCGGGTCGACACCCAGACCATCGCGAGCTAA
- the rplK gene encoding 50S ribosomal protein L11 — protein MAKKIVGFVKLQVPAGKANPSPPIGPALGQRGLNIMEFCKAFNAQTQGVEPGLPLPVVITAYADKSFTFVIKTPPATVLIKKAIKLDKGSAKAHSDKVGKITRAQLEEIAKTKLKDMNAADLEGAIKTLAGSARSMGVTVEGV, from the coding sequence ATGGCGAAGAAGATCGTCGGTTTTGTCAAGCTGCAAGTGCCGGCTGGCAAGGCCAACCCGTCGCCCCCGATCGGCCCCGCGCTGGGCCAGCGCGGCCTGAACATCATGGAGTTCTGCAAGGCGTTCAACGCCCAGACCCAGGGTGTCGAGCCGGGCCTGCCGCTGCCGGTGGTGATCACCGCCTACGCGGACAAGAGCTTCACCTTTGTCATCAAGACGCCGCCGGCGACTGTGCTGATCAAGAAGGCGATCAAGCTGGACAAGGGCTCGGCCAAGGCGCATTCCGACAAGGTCGGCAAGATCACCCGCGCCCAGCTCGAGGAGATCGCCAAGACCAAGCTGAAGGACATGAACGCGGCCGACCTGGAAGGCGCGATCAAGACCCTGGCGGGCTCGGCCCGCTCGATGGGCGTCACCGTGGAGGGCGTGTAA
- the nusG gene encoding transcription termination/antitermination protein NusG: protein MPRNDAAEPAAPPAKPVNPDLRWYVVHAYSGMEKSVERNIRERINRAGMQDMFGEILVPTEEVVEIKNGQKRTSERRFYPGYVLVQMVMNDDTWHLVKHTNKVTGFVGGAKNRPAPISEDEVAKILGQMEEGVEKPRHKVEFVVGEYVRVKDGPFTDFNGTVEEVNYEKSKVRVSVTIFGRATPVELEFSQVEKT from the coding sequence ATGCCCCGCAACGACGCCGCCGAGCCGGCCGCGCCGCCCGCCAAGCCGGTCAACCCCGACTTGCGCTGGTACGTCGTCCATGCCTACTCGGGCATGGAGAAATCCGTCGAGCGCAACATCCGCGAGCGCATCAACCGCGCCGGCATGCAGGACATGTTCGGCGAGATCCTGGTGCCCACCGAGGAAGTGGTCGAGATCAAGAACGGCCAGAAGCGCACGTCCGAGCGCCGCTTCTACCCCGGCTACGTGCTGGTGCAGATGGTGATGAACGACGACACCTGGCACCTGGTCAAGCACACCAACAAGGTGACCGGCTTCGTCGGCGGTGCCAAGAACCGCCCGGCCCCGATCTCCGAGGACGAGGTCGCCAAGATCCTCGGCCAGATGGAAGAGGGCGTGGAAAAGCCGCGCCACAAGGTCGAGTTCGTGGTCGGCGAGTACGTGCGCGTCAAGGACGGCCCGTTCACCGACTTCAACGGGACCGTCGAGGAAGTCAACTACGAGAAGAGCAAGGTGCGGGTGTCCGTCACCATCTTCGGCCGTGCCACGCCGGTCGAGCTCGAGTTCTCGCAAGTCGAAAAAACCTGA
- the secE gene encoding preprotein translocase subunit SecE encodes MASSQVETVTTGADKARLGAAVALVIAGLAGYYLLGRQGAVAQWGALVLGLAAAFVIFMTSESGKAFAAFGRDSWKEVKKVVWPTRKESIQMTAYVFGFVVLMAAFLWLTDKSLEWAIFDLVLGWR; translated from the coding sequence ATGGCTTCTTCGCAAGTTGAAACCGTCACCACTGGCGCCGACAAGGCCCGGCTCGGTGCGGCCGTCGCCCTGGTGATTGCCGGGCTGGCCGGCTACTACCTGCTGGGCCGCCAGGGCGCCGTCGCCCAATGGGGCGCGCTGGTGCTGGGCCTGGCTGCGGCGTTCGTGATCTTCATGACCTCCGAATCGGGCAAGGCTTTCGCCGCGTTCGGCCGCGATTCGTGGAAGGAAGTCAAGAAGGTCGTCTGGCCCACCCGCAAGGAATCCATCCAGATGACCGCCTACGTGTTCGGCTTCGTCGTGCTCATGGCGGCCTTCCTGTGGCTGACCGACAAGTCCCTCGAGTGGGCGATTTTCGACCTGGTCCTGGGCTGGAGGTAA
- the tuf gene encoding elongation factor Tu: MAKGKFERTKPHVNVGTIGHVDHGKTTLTAAIATVLSAKFGGEAKAYDQIDAAPEEKARGITINTSHVEYETAARHYAHVDCPGHADYVKNMITGAAQMDGAILVCSAADGPMPQTREHILLARQVGVPYIIVFLNKCDMVDDAELLELVEMEVRELLSKYDFPGDDTPIIKGSAKLALEGDKGELGEQAVLKLAEALDTYIPTPERAVDGAFLMPVEDVFSISGRGTVVTGRVERGIVKVGEEIEIVGIKATQKTTCTGVEMFRKLLDQGQAGDNVGILLRGTKREDVERGQVLCKPGSIKPHTHFSAEVYVLSKDEGGRHTPFFNNYRPQFYFRTTDVTGSIELPKDKEMVMPGDNVTITVKLIAPIAMEEGLRFAIREGGKTVGAGVVAKIME, encoded by the coding sequence ATGGCAAAAGGTAAATTCGAGCGCACCAAGCCGCACGTCAACGTGGGCACGATCGGCCACGTGGACCACGGCAAGACGACGCTGACGGCGGCGATCGCGACGGTGCTGTCGGCCAAGTTCGGCGGCGAAGCCAAGGCCTACGACCAGATCGACGCGGCGCCGGAAGAAAAGGCGCGCGGCATCACGATCAACACCTCGCACGTCGAGTACGAGACGGCGGCGCGCCACTATGCGCACGTGGACTGCCCGGGCCACGCCGACTACGTCAAGAACATGATCACCGGCGCTGCCCAGATGGACGGCGCCATTCTGGTGTGCTCGGCCGCCGACGGCCCGATGCCCCAGACGCGCGAGCACATCCTGCTGGCGCGCCAGGTGGGCGTGCCCTACATCATCGTGTTCCTCAACAAGTGCGACATGGTCGATGACGCCGAGCTGCTGGAGCTGGTGGAGATGGAAGTGCGCGAGCTGCTGAGCAAGTACGACTTCCCTGGCGACGACACCCCGATCATCAAGGGCTCGGCCAAGCTGGCGCTGGAAGGCGACAAGGGCGAGCTGGGCGAGCAGGCCGTGCTGAAGCTGGCCGAGGCGCTGGACACCTACATCCCGACGCCCGAGCGGGCCGTCGACGGCGCCTTCCTGATGCCGGTGGAGGACGTGTTCTCCATCTCCGGGCGCGGCACGGTGGTGACCGGCCGCGTGGAGCGCGGCATCGTCAAGGTCGGCGAGGAAATCGAGATCGTGGGCATCAAGGCCACGCAAAAGACCACCTGCACGGGCGTGGAGATGTTCCGCAAGCTGCTCGACCAGGGCCAGGCCGGCGACAACGTCGGCATCCTGCTGCGCGGCACCAAGCGCGAGGACGTCGAGCGCGGCCAGGTGCTGTGCAAGCCCGGCTCGATCAAGCCGCACACGCACTTCTCGGCCGAGGTGTACGTGCTGAGCAAGGACGAGGGCGGCCGCCACACGCCGTTCTTCAACAACTACCGCCCGCAGTTCTACTTCCGCACGACGGACGTGACCGGCTCGATCGAGCTGCCCAAGGACAAGGAAATGGTGATGCCCGGCGACAACGTGACGATCACCGTCAAGCTGATCGCCCCGATTGCCATGGAAGAAGGCCTGCGCTTTGCCATCCGCGAGGGCGGCAAGACCGTCGGCGCCGGCGTCGTCGCCAAGATCATGGAGTAA
- a CDS encoding uracil-DNA glycosylase, giving the protein MSAGRQAALPLTPQPASRLLDWDPSTLALAPGWRPVVDRFFAGDSGRKLSAFLRQRLAAGAAIYPPRPLRALETTPLDRVHAVILGQDPYHGVGQAEGLAFSVPAGVRIPPSLRNIFKELGCGSERPQPVSGSLVHWAEHGVLLLNAALTVEDGQPGSHARQGWELLTDELLALVAATASPCAYLLWGAHAQAKAGLIERTARAHGREALLLQANHPSPLSAARPPVPFLGCGHFAQAREWLARRGQPGFFG; this is encoded by the coding sequence GTGAGCGCGGGCCGCCAGGCGGCCCTGCCGCTGACCCCCCAGCCGGCGTCCCGGCTGCTCGACTGGGACCCCTCGACCCTCGCGCTGGCGCCGGGCTGGCGGCCGGTGGTCGATCGCTTCTTTGCCGGCGACAGCGGGCGCAAGCTTTCGGCTTTCCTCCGCCAGCGGCTGGCGGCGGGCGCGGCCATCTATCCGCCCCGGCCCCTGCGGGCGCTCGAGACCACCCCGCTCGACCGGGTGCACGCCGTGATCCTGGGCCAGGACCCTTATCACGGCGTGGGACAGGCCGAGGGGCTGGCTTTTTCGGTGCCGGCGGGGGTGCGCATCCCGCCTTCGCTGCGCAACATCTTCAAGGAACTGGGCTGCGGCAGCGAGCGGCCGCAGCCGGTCAGCGGCTCGCTCGTGCACTGGGCCGAACACGGCGTCCTGCTACTCAACGCGGCGCTGACCGTCGAGGACGGCCAGCCGGGCAGCCATGCCCGCCAGGGCTGGGAACTCCTGACGGATGAGCTGCTGGCGCTGGTGGCGGCCACCGCCAGCCCCTGCGCCTACCTGCTCTGGGGCGCTCACGCCCAGGCCAAGGCCGGGCTGATCGAGCGCACGGCACGGGCCCACGGCCGGGAGGCCCTGCTGCTGCAGGCCAACCATCCATCGCCGCTGTCGGCCGCCCGGCCGCCGGTGCCGTTCCTCGGCTGCGGCCACTTCGCGCAGGCGCGCGAATGGCTGGCCCGGCGCGGCCAGCCCGGCTTCTTCGGCTGA
- the trpC gene encoding indole-3-glycerol phosphate synthase TrpC → MDILEKIVAVKREEVAAAKKKLPFEAMRADAESRVLTRNFEDALRRKIAAGASAVIAEVKKASPSKGVLRPDFVPADIAQSYAGHGAACLSVLTDRQFFQGHPDYLKQARASCDLPVLRKDFMVDPYQVYESRAMGADCILLIAACLDDGTMAELEQIARGLDMAVLVEVHDGAELERALKLKTPLVGINNRNLRSFEVSLDTTLALLPQVPPERLLVTESGILAPADVQRMRAAGVHAFLVGEAFMRAPEPGEALAALFGS, encoded by the coding sequence ATGGACATCCTCGAGAAGATCGTTGCCGTCAAGCGCGAAGAGGTCGCGGCGGCGAAGAAGAAGCTGCCATTCGAGGCCATGCGCGCGGATGCGGAAAGCCGCGTGCTCACGCGCAACTTCGAAGACGCGCTGCGCCGCAAGATCGCCGCCGGCGCCAGCGCCGTGATCGCCGAGGTCAAGAAGGCCAGCCCCAGCAAGGGCGTGCTGCGGCCCGACTTCGTGCCGGCCGACATCGCACAGAGCTATGCCGGGCATGGCGCGGCCTGCCTGTCGGTGCTGACCGACCGCCAGTTCTTCCAGGGCCACCCCGACTACCTCAAGCAGGCCCGGGCCTCGTGCGACCTGCCGGTGTTGCGCAAGGACTTCATGGTCGATCCGTACCAGGTGTATGAATCGCGCGCCATGGGGGCCGACTGCATCCTGCTGATCGCGGCCTGCCTCGACGACGGCACGATGGCCGAGCTGGAGCAGATCGCCCGCGGCCTGGACATGGCGGTGCTGGTCGAGGTGCACGATGGCGCCGAGCTGGAGCGCGCCCTGAAGCTGAAGACGCCGCTGGTGGGCATCAACAACCGCAACCTGCGCAGCTTCGAGGTGTCGCTCGACACCACGCTGGCGCTGTTGCCGCAGGTGCCGCCGGAGCGGCTGCTGGTCACCGAGTCCGGCATCCTGGCGCCGGCCGACGTGCAACGCATGCGCGCCGCCGGCGTCCATGCCTTCCTGGTCGGCGAGGCCTTCATGCGCGCGCCGGAGCCGGGCGAGGCGCTGGCGGCGCTGTTCGGCTCGTGA